The Vicinamibacteria bacterium genome contains a region encoding:
- a CDS encoding metallophosphoesterase family protein, translating to MRYLILSDIHANREALSAVLAFVRRKPWDKVVFLGDLVGYGANPNQTVDMVRALRPLVAIRGNHDKVCSGIEDGELFNRVALQAAMWTRGKLTPSNLKWLRSLPEGPMVVDGAFAVSHGTPIDEDAYIFGEIEALNVFRQTNFPVCFFGHSHFPVIFGLSPDAITTVLTVAPSFRFRLRPGARYLINPGSIGQPRDGNPLASFAMYDSDSQAVTIHRIPYRVEQAQERILRAGLPRPLADRLALGR from the coding sequence ATGAGGTATCTGATCCTCTCCGACATCCACGCCAACCGGGAAGCCCTGTCTGCGGTCCTGGCCTTCGTGCGTCGCAAGCCCTGGGACAAGGTGGTCTTCCTGGGCGACCTCGTGGGCTACGGGGCCAACCCCAACCAGACCGTCGACATGGTGCGGGCCCTCCGGCCGCTGGTGGCCATCCGCGGCAACCACGACAAGGTCTGTTCCGGCATCGAGGACGGCGAGCTCTTCAACCGGGTGGCCCTCCAGGCCGCGATGTGGACGCGGGGGAAGCTGACCCCCTCCAACCTGAAGTGGCTCCGCTCCCTACCCGAGGGGCCGATGGTGGTGGACGGAGCCTTTGCCGTCTCCCACGGCACGCCCATCGACGAAGATGCCTATATCTTCGGCGAGATCGAGGCCCTGAACGTGTTCCGCCAGACCAACTTCCCCGTCTGCTTCTTCGGCCATTCGCACTTCCCGGTGATCTTCGGCCTCTCCCCCGATGCCATCACCACCGTCCTGACCGTGGCCCCGTCCTTCCGTTTCCGGCTGCGGCCGGGCGCCCGCTACCTCATCAACCCCGGCTCCATCGGCCAGCCGCGGGACGGGAACCCGCTCGCCTCCTTCGCGATGTACGACAGCGACTCGCAGGCGGTGACCATCCACCGCATCCCCTACCGGGTGGAGCAGGCCCAGGAGCGGATCTTGAGGGCGGGGCTCCCTCGCCCGCTCGCGGACCGCCTGGCCCTCGGGCGCTAG
- a CDS encoding shikimate kinase: protein MVDEPARIVLVGFMGAGKTTVGERLARILGWGFLDTDQRIEGDTGLKVAEIFRERGEAWFRDQERRVAREGAALRRHVIAAGGGAFAEPETRALLRAGAVTVWLRCDLETILARVQGDPGRPRAGNRAIMQALLAQREPSYQLANVTVAADGGTPDEVADRIRQAVFREGKPGSQRTTDR from the coding sequence GAGCCTGCCCGGATCGTGCTCGTGGGCTTCATGGGGGCGGGCAAGACCACGGTGGGCGAGCGCCTGGCCCGGATCCTGGGCTGGGGGTTCCTCGACACCGACCAGCGGATAGAAGGCGACACCGGCCTCAAGGTGGCGGAGATCTTTCGCGAGAGGGGGGAGGCCTGGTTCCGGGACCAGGAACGCCGGGTGGCCCGGGAGGGGGCGGCCCTGCGACGGCACGTGATCGCGGCCGGAGGGGGGGCCTTCGCGGAGCCGGAGACGCGGGCCCTGCTGCGGGCGGGAGCGGTCACGGTCTGGCTGCGCTGCGACCTGGAGACGATCCTGGCCCGGGTCCAGGGGGACCCCGGCCGTCCCCGGGCGGGAAATCGTGCCATAATGCAGGCCTTGCTGGCCCAGCGGGAACCCTCCTACCAACTGGCCAACGTCACAGTGGCGGCCGACGGGGGGACTCCCGACGAAGTGGCGGACCGGATTCGGCAAGCCGTCTTTCGGGAGGGGAAGCCGGGAAGCCAGAGGACGACGGATCGATGA